GAGGTTATGAGGCTTCATGACCAGGCTGAGTTGAGCCAGAGACAGATCTCAAAACTGACTGGAATATCAAGACCAGTCGTATCGCAGATCATTACAAAAATGCATGAAGAAGAATTCGGTTTTAAACAAGCTGTATCATTAAGTGATTCAGGTCTGAAAGAACTTCTATCATCGAAACAGACCAGCAAAAGCA
The Oceanispirochaeta sp. M1 genome window above contains:
- a CDS encoding winged helix-turn-helix transcriptional regulator, encoding MTKIREVMRLHDQAELSQRQISKLTGISRPVVSQIITKMHEEEFGFKQAVSLSDSGLKELLSSKQTSKS